In one window of Camelina sativa cultivar DH55 chromosome 15, Cs, whole genome shotgun sequence DNA:
- the LOC104747250 gene encoding ABC transporter C family member 13 isoform X2, with the protein MAISSPWTVEGPLFLNRLIKYLEKGSESSVGYTLAISLGLTSIFKSFLDTQYTFRLSKLKLKLRSSIMSVIYRKCLLVNTANRSGFSEGEIQTFMSVDADRIVNLCNSLHDMWSLPLQIGIALYFLYTQVNFAFLSGLAVTILLIPVNKWISVLIASATEKMMKLKDERIRKTGELLTNIRTLKMYGWDNWFANWLKETRATEVTHLATRKDLDAWCVFFWATTPTLYSLSTFGLYALMGHQLDAATVFTCLALFNSLISPLNSFPWVINGLIDAFISTRRVSKFLCCFEHRKVFSIDSGLTSEDLSVFVEDASCTWSSNVEDDYNLTIKHVSLRVPKGSFVAVIGEVGSGKTSLLNSLLGEMQCVHGSILLNGSVAYVPQVPWILSGTLRENILFGKLFDSKRYFDTLSACALDVDISLMAGGDMACIGDKGVNLSGGQRARLALARAIYRSSDMYLLDDVLSAVDSQVGCWILQRALMGPLLNKKTRVMCTHNLQAISCADIVVVMDKGKVKWSGPVTDMPKSISPTVSLTNDFDMSSPNHFTKRKEPLSIKKGDVDEISAAANIVKLEERKEGRVEVMVYRSYAVFSGWFITIVILVSAVLMQASRNGSDLWLSYWVDKAGRGVSHYSTSFYLMVLCILCIINSILTLVRAFSFAFGGLKAAVRVHNALISNLINAPTQFFDQTPSGRILNRFSSDLYTIDDSLPFILNILLANFVGLLGIILVLSYVQVLFLLLLLPFWYIYSKLQFFYRSTSRELRRLDSVSRSPIYASFTETLDGSSTIRAFKSEDHFIARFMEHLGLYQRTTYSEIIASLWLSLRLQLLGAMIVFFVAVMAVIGSRGKFPISFGTPGLVGLALSYAAPLVSLLGSFLTSFTETEKEMVSVERVLQYMDVPQEEVSGRQSLSGKWPVQGLVEFHNVTMRYISSLPPALNHISFTIQGGMQVGVIGRTGAGKSSILNALFRLTPVCSGEIMVDGINIHHLPIRELRSRLAIVPQSPFLFQGSLRNNLDPLGLSEDWRIWEILDKCKVKAEVESAGGLDSIVKESGCSFSVGQRQLLCLARALLKSSKILCLDECTANIDVHTASLLQSTISSECKGVTVITIAHRISTVLDLDSILILHRGILVEQGIPQHLLQDDSSTFSSFVRASK; encoded by the exons GTCCTTTCTTGATACACAATATACGTTTCGTCTTTCAAAGCTTAAACTGAAGCTAAGATCTAGTATAATGAGTGTTATCTACAGGAAG TGTTTGTTGGTGAACACAGCGAACCGGTCAGGCTTTTCTGAGGGCGAGATTCAAACATTTATGTCGGTAGATGCTGACCGCATTGTTAACTTGTGCAACAGTTTGCATGACATGTGGAG CCTGCCTCTGCAAATTGGGATAGCTTTGTATTTTTTGTATACCCAAGTCAACTTTGCTTTTCTGTCTGGACTTGCAGTCACAATCTTGTTGATTCCAG tcaatAAATGGATATCTGTGCTGATTGCATCTGCAACAGAGAAAATGATGAAGCTTAAAGATGAGAG GATTAGAAAAACAGGAGAGCTCCTAACAAACATCCGCACACTTAAAATGTATGGGTGGGATAACTGGTTTGCTAATTGGTTGAAGGAAACAAGAGCCACCGAAGTGACTCACTTAGCG ACTCGGAAAGATTTAGATGCTTGGTGTGTTTTCTTTTGGGCGACAACACCAACTCTTTATTCTCTTTCCACTTTTGGTCTCTATGCTCTGATGGGTCATCAACTTGATGCAGCAACG GTTTTTacttgtcttgctctgtttaaTAGCTTAATCTCTCCATTAAACTCGTTTCCTTGGGTCATCAATGGGCTCATTGAT GCATTTATATCCACCAGGCGTGTGAGCAAGTTCTTGTGTTGTTTTGAGCATAGAAAAGTATTTTCAATAGACTCTGGTTTGACCTCTGAAGACTTATCTGTATTTGTGGAAGATGCATCTTGTACTTGGTCAAGTAACGTAGAAGATGATTATAACTTGACAATAAAACATGTAAGCCTAAGAGTGCCAAAGGGATCCTTTGTTGCAGTTATCGGTGAG GTTGGTTCAGGTAAAACATCTTTGTTGAATTCACTATTAGGGGAAATGCAGTGTGTTCATGGATCAATTCTATTAAATGGGTCTGTGGCATACGTACCACAG GTCCCATGGATTTTATCTGGAACACTACGCGAAAATATCTTATTTGGGAAGCTTTTTGACTCCAAAAG GTATTTCGACACACTGAGTGCTTGTGCACTAGATGTGGATATTTCACTTATGGCTGGAGGTGACATGGCATGTATAGGCGATAAAGGAGTAAACTTATCTGGAGGGCAGAGAGCTCGGCTTGCTTTGGCCAG GGCTATTTATCGTAGTTCAGACATGTATCTGCTTGATGATGTATTGAGTGCAGTGGATTCACAAGTAGGCTGTTGGATATTGCAAAGAGCACTTATGGGTCCTCTGTTGAACAAAAAGACTCGCGTTATGTGCACTCACAACTTGCAG GCGATATCTTGTGCAGATATTGTGGTTGTGATGGACAAAGGAAAAGTGAAATGGTCAGGACCTGTTACCGATATGCCTAAATCCATCTCTCCAACAGTTTCTTTAACCAATGACTTTGATATGTCATCACCAAATCACTTTACCAAACGAAAAGAACCTCTTTCTATCAAGAAAGGCGATGTTGATGAAATTAGTGCAGCTGCAAATATTGTCAAATTGGAGGAAAGAAAAGAGGGTCGAGTTGAAGTAATGGTTTatag GAGCTATGCTGTGTTTTCTGGTTGGTTCATTACAATTGTAATATTGGTTTCAGCTGTTTTGATGCAAGCTTCCCGTAATGGGAGTGATTTGTGGTTATCCTATTGGGTTGACAAGGCAGGAAGAGGAGTATCACATTACTCAACCTCGTTTTATTTG ATGGTTCTCTGTATCTTATGCATTATCAACTCTATATTAACCTTGGTGAGGGCATTCTCGTTTGCATTTGGAGGATTAAAAGCAGCAGTGCGTGTTCATAATGCATTAATCAGTAACCTTATAAATGCACCTACACAGTTCTTTGATCAGACACCAAGTGGAAGAATACTAAACAG GTTTTCATCTGATCTATATACGATTGATGACTCTCTTCCGTTTATTCTCAACATTCTTCTAGCAAATTTTGTTGGCTTGTTAGGGATTATTTTAGTATTGTCTTATGTTCAG GTTCTGTTCCTGCTTCTGCTTCTACCATTTTGGTATATATACAGCAAGCTTCAG TTCTTCTACAGGTCAACATCAAGGGAACTACGAAGGTTGGACAGTGTTTCACGATCACCAATATACGCATCTTTCACGGAGACACTTGATGGGTCATCAACTATCAGAGCTTTTAAGTCTGAG GACCATTTCATCGCTAGGTTTATGGAGCACTTGGGGTTATACCAGCGGACTACTTACTCAGAGATAATTGCAAGCTTGTGGCTCTCCTTGCGTCTGCAG TTGTTAGGAGCAATGATTGTCTTTTTTGTCGCCGTAATGGCTGTTATCGGCTCCCGGGGAAAGTTTCCAATCAGTTTTGGTACACCTGGATTG GTGGGATTAGCGCTCTCATATGCAGCTCCACTGGTTTCTTTGTTAGGTAGCTTCTTAACAAGTTTCACTGAAACAGAGAAGGAAATGGTTTCTGTTGAAAGGGTTCTCCAG TATATGGATGTGCCTCAAGAAGAAGTTTCCGGTCGCCAATCTCTCAGCGGTAAGTGGCCGGTTCAAGGGTTGGTTGAGTTTCACAATGTGACGATGAGATACATCTCAAGTCTGCCTCCAGCACTCAATCACATTTCTTTTACAATCCAAGGAGGAATGCAG GTAGGAGTAATTGGAAGAACTGGAGCTGGAAAATCTTCCATCTTGAATGCCCTTTTCCGGCTTACCCCTGTTTGTAGTGGAGAGATAATGGTGGATGGAATTAACATACACCATCTTCCAATTAGAGAGCTTCGTTCTCGCCTCGCTATTGTTCCTCAGAGCCCTTTTCTGTTTCAAGGATCACTGAG GAATAACCTTGATCCTCTTGGGTTGAGTGAGGATTGGAGAATCTGGGAGATCCTAGACAAGTGTAAAGTCAAGGCAGAGGTAGAAAGTGCAGGAGGGTTAGATTCCATTGTAAAGGAATCTGGATGTTCCTTTTCTGTTGGGCAGAGACAGCTTCTGTGCCTTGCCCGTGCTCTACTCAAGTCATCAAAGATCCTATGCCTTGATGAATGCACCGCCAACATTGACGTTCACACAGCTTCCCTACTGCAGAGCACAATATCGAGCGAATGCAAAGGCGTAACCGTCATCACCATTGCTCACCGCATTTCAACGGTTCTTGATTTGGATAGCATCCTTATTCTTCATCGCGGAATCCTGGTTGAACAAGGAATACCGCAACATCTTCTGCAAGATGACTCCTCAACTTTCTCAAGCTTTGTCAGAGCTTCCAAGTGA